The stretch of DNA GGACGGACAGGCGGAGGACGGACAGGCCAGAGACAGACAGGCGGAGGACGGACAGGCCGGGGACGGACAGGCGGAGGACGGACAGGCCAGGGACGGACAGGCCGGGGACGGACAGGCCGGGGACGGACAGGCCGGGGACGGACAGGCGGAGGACGGACAGGCCGGGGACGGACAGGCCGGGGACGGACAGGCGGAGGACGGACAGGCCGGGGACGGACAGGCGGAGGACGGACAGGCCGGGGACGGACAGGCGGAGGACGGACAGGCGGAGGACAGACAGGCGGAGGACAGACAGGCCGGGATGGACAGGCGGACAGGCGGAGGACAGACAGGCCGGGGACGGACAGGCGGAGGACAGACAGGCGGAGGACAGACAGGCGGAGGACAGACAGGCCGGGATGGACAGGCGGAGGACGGACAGTcagaggacagacagacagaggacAGACAGGCCGGGGACGGACAAGCGGAGGACGGACAGGCCGGGGACGGAGAGAGTGAGGACAGGAGGGGGATGGACAGGCGGGGACGGACAGGCAGGGGACGGACAGGCCGAGGACGGACAGGCCGGGGACGGACAGTTGAAGGACGGACAGGCCGGGGACGGACAGAGTGAGGACAGGTGGAGGACAGACAGGCTGAGGACGGACAGAGTGAGGACAGGTGGAGGACAGACAGGTGGAGGACAGACAGGCGGGGAACGGACAGGCCGAGGACGGACAGGCGGAGGACGGACAGGCCAGGGACAGACAGGCGGAGGACGGACAGGCCGGGGACGGACAGGCGGAGGACGGACAGGCCAGGGACGGACAGGCCGGGGACGGACAGGCGGACAGGCGGAGGACAGACAGGCCGGGGACGGACAGGCGGAGGACAGACAGGCGGAGGACAGACAGGCCGGGATGGACAGGCGGAGGACGGACAGTCggaggacagacagacagaggacAGACAGGCCGGGGACGGACAGGCGGAGGACGGACAAGCGGAGGACGGACAGGCCGGGGACAGACAGGCGGAGGACGGACAGGCCGGGGACGGACAGGCAGAGGACGGACAGGCCGGGGACGGACAGGCAGAGGATGGACAGGCCGGGACGGACAGGCCGGGACGGACAGGCGGGGGACCAACAGGCCgaggacagacaggcagaggacagacaggcagaggacAGACAGGCCGGGGACGGACAGGCGGAGGACGGACAGGTGGAGGACGGACAGGTGGAGGACGGACAGGTGGAGGACAGGCAGGTGCGGACGGACAGGCCGGAGACCGACAGGCGGACGGCGGACAGGCCGACTGAGGACAGGCTGCGACCCAGGCCGGGAGGCAGGCGCAGCCCTCCGGGGGCTGTGACCCGGCGGCTCCCCGTCAGCTCGGTGAGGACGGGCGCGCTTTGACAACCCGGCGGCGGGCCGGGGAGCTGGTTTGCCGAGCGGCGGGTACCGGGtaccgggggccgggggcgggggcctgcGGCGGCGACtgcaggggcggggcctgccggggGACACGCGGGCACCGGCGGTGGGACTGTGCGGTGGGAGGGGCCGCCTTGCCTCGCCTCGCCTCTCCGGGACCGCCTCGCCGTTCCCCCAGCGCCGCTCCCGGCCCGGAACCTTCGTGCCGCGGGCCCCGCTTCTGCCGGGAGGCCGGCGGGGGGCCTCTTCCGGCTCGCGGAGCTGCTTCCGGCGCGGTGCTTCCGGTCGGGCGGCCCGGCACTTTTGGGAAATGGTTGTGGAGCCGGGGGCGGCAGGGGCTCGTCCGACTCGCTGGCCCAGCGCCCGCGGCCTCCGCTCCCTGCGTGcggccccctgcccctccccgcaggCCCCACCGCGCCCGCACAGGGCGCCACGTCGCGTCCTCGCGGGGCGTGAGCGGCCGGGGGACCCCTGAGCACCGGGCCGCGGGGCCCATGCCCCCCCCCGACTGAGCagccggggccgggccgcccgGGAGCCCGGGGCGCACAGGCCTCGGCCGAACAGCCATGGAGAAGATGTCCCGGGTGAGCACGGCCCTGGGCGGCGGCGCGCTGACCGGCCGCACCATGCACTGCCACCTGGACGCGCCGGCCAACGCCATCAGCGTGTGCAGAGACGCGGCCCAGGTGGTGGTGGCCGGCCGCAGCATCTTCAAGATCTACGCCATCGAGGACGAGCAGTTCGTGGAGAAGCTGAACCTGCGTGTGGGCCGCAAGCCCTCGCTCAACCTAAGCTGCGCGGACGTCGTCTGGCACCAGATGGACGAGAACCTGCTGGCGACGGCGGCCACCAACGGCGTGGTGGTCACCTGGAACCTGGGCCGGCCGTCGCGCAACAAGCAGGACCAGCTGTTCACAGAGCACAAGCGCACGGTGAACAAAGTCTGCTTCCACCCCACCGAGGCACACGTGCTGCTCAGCGGTTCCCAGGACGGTTTCATGAAGTGCTTCGACCTCCGCAGGAAGGACTCCGTGAGCACCTTCTCGGGTGAGCCCTGCAGGCAGCCTCGTGTGCCCCAGACAGCCTGGGACATGGCCGGGAGCGGCGCGGGGCGTGCGCCCGGGTCAGCAGGGCCGGGCGGGCACCAGCGACAGGACCACCCGGCCGCAGGAAGCGCACCAGGAAGGCTGGGGGGTATGTGGGGGGGTGCCTGTCCCCACACTTTTTTTCCCAGCAGCCCAAGCTCCACAGCTGGCCTCGAGCCCCTGATCCCTTGTCCACCTTGAAGAGACCAAAAGGAGCACGGCCTGGAAGCCTCAGACCTGGGGGCCTCCTGAGGCTGGCCCTGAGCTACCTGTGCTGTGGGAAAGCTGGAGGCCTCGAGGGCGCTCGGTgtgctgggcctgggggtgggggacacggACCTTTAAGGTGTGCGGTCCTGTGGGGCTGACCCAGCAGCACCAGTGCAAACTGGAGGGATGGAGCAGAAGCCGGGGCAGCCTCACCCgggcctccccgggcctcccTCAGAGGAGTGCGTACAGCTAAGCCCAGCTAGCTTCCTGTGTGCTCAGTGCCCCAAAGCCCCGCCGCAGCTCTGCAAGGACCGACATCAGATGCGTGATCCAGGGGAAACCAAGGTCCACATTACGGGTTCACAAACCACGCGATGCCTGGCATCCTGCCCCTGGCCTATCGACCACATCTTCTCTGTGAGGCCTCTCCCCATCACCCCGCCAGGCAGGCTCAGGGGTATCCACGCCACCTTGGAGGCCTCCCCACCTGGACCACGGGCAAGCATGTGATATTAGTCCACAGTCACTGCAAGGCTCCACCCTTGGCTGCTCTCTCTGCTCTAgtcccctcaccctctccctccatcGATGTCCTTTCCACAGGCCAGTCTGAGAGCGTGCGTGATGTCCAGTTCAGCATCCGGGACTACTTCACCTTCGCCTCCACTTTCGAGAACGGCAACGTGCAGCTCTGGGACATCCGCCGGCCTGACCGCTGTGAGAGGATGTTCACGGCCCACAACGGGCCTGTCTTCTGCTGCGACTGGCACCCTGAGGACAGGTGTGGcgtggggtgggggcacaggcagCAGGGTGGGATGGGTGGGTTTGCGGGGGGGCTGCCTCCAGACCTGTGAGGCAGAGTGGGGAGGCCTCCCACCCCTGGAGAGGATACTGAGGGTTTCATGGACTTATTGTAGGGGCTGGCTGGCCACAGGTGGGCGTGACAAGATGGTGAAGGTATGGGACATGACCACGCACCGTGCCAAGGAGGTGCACTGTGTGCAAACCATCGCTTCAGTGGCCCGCGTCAAGTGGCGGCCTGAGTGCCGCCACCACCTGGCCACCTGCTCCATGATGGTGGACCATAACATCTACGTGTGGGACGTGCGCCGGCCTTTCGTCCCGGCTGCCATGTTTGAGGAGCACCGAGATGTCACAACAGGCATTGCTTGGCGTCACCCACACgacccctccttcctgctctctggCTCTAAGGACAGCACGCTGTGCCAGCACCTGTTCCGTGACGCCAGCCAGCCTGTTGAGCGCGCCAACCCCGAGGGCCTCTGCTATGGTCTCTTTGGGGACCTGGCCTTTGCTGCCAAGGAGAGCCTAGTGGCCACCGAGTCTGGGCGCAAGCCCTATGCCGGTGATCGGCGCCACCCCATCTTCTTCAAGCGTAAACTGGACCCTGCCGAGCCTTTCGTGGGTCTCGCGTCCAGTGCCCTCAGTGTCTTTGAGATAGAGCCTGGCAGTGGCAGCATGAGCTGGTTCGTGGACACCGCTGAGCGTTATGCCCTGGCTGGCCGGCCTCTGGCTGAGCTCTGTGACCACAATGCGAAAGTGGCTCGGGAGCTTGGCCGCAACCAGGTAGGCGGCGTGGCCTGAGAGGGTCCCAGGGCCTGTGACCTTGGGGGGCTCCCCCAACTGCTATACCCGGACCCTGCCCTGTGTTTACCGCTCAGCATGGCAGCTGCCACCACCAGCCACCACCCTGGTAACCGAGGGTACCCGCTGGCCTGTAGCGGACCTGATAGCAGTGCATCCTTAGGGTGCAGGTCTGGGGGGGTTAGTGTTCCAGCCCCGCTTGTGgctcatttttacttttggatTTTTCAAGGTGTCTGATCCTGCAGAGGTCGACATGGCTTCTCTCATTGTTTTCCTGGGACCACAGGCGGATTTGCATGTGTTGACTGCCTCCAATTTCTGCTTCTGCTTATCCCCTCGCAGGATCGAGACTAGGATTTTTGTCTTTGGCACAGGCTTCAGTTCCCCAGCTGGAGTGGGCCAGGACTTTGGGTGCTTGGGGCAGCAGAACCTGACAGTTTGTGGTTCCATCCAGGTGGGAGTGGAGGGTGCTAGATGGGGTgccagggacccaggctcctgGTAAGTGCCTGGCATCCTCCCCTAGGTAGCACAGACCTGGACCATGCTGCGGATCATCTACTGTAGCCCTGGCCTGGCGTCTGCCACCAACCTCAACCACAGCATGGGCAAGGGCAGCTCTTGCGGCTTGCCACTCATGAACAGGTAGCCATCTGGGGGTGGCTCCACCCAGAGGGTGGGCTGTTGGAGCTCATCTACCCACTGGCCTTCCCTGCCCCCAGTTTCAACCTGAAGGATATGGCGCCAGGGTTGGGCAGTGAGACCAGACTGGACCGTAGCAAGGGTGACACACGGAGCGACACAGTGCTGCTGGACTCCTCAGCCACACTCCTCACCAATGAGGGTAGGCTGGGGGGGTAGACAGGGCACTGGTGGGAGTAGGGCTGGGGCCTCCCAGAATCAGCTCCTCTGGAACACCCTCCCCCCATGGACAGATAACGAAGAGACAGAGGGCAGCGACGTGCCTGCGGATTATCTGCTGGGTGACGTGGAGGGTGAAGAAGACGAGCTGTACCTGTTGGAGCCAGAACACGCACATGGTGAGTGGGCGCTGGGGAAGTGGGGTTGGGAGGTGGGGCCGGAGGCTCAGACCCTGCCTTCCCTGACCCTGCCTTCAGCGGAGGAGCCCGAGTACGTGCTGCCACAGGAGGCCTTCCCGCTACGCCATGAGATTGTGGACACTCCATCGGGGCCTGAGCACCTGCAGGACAAGGCCGACTCGCCCCACGTCAGCGGCAGTGAGGCTGATGCAGCCTCCCTGGCGCCCGTGGACTCCTCCTTCTCGCTCATCTCCGTCTCGCACGCGCTCTACGACAGCCGCCTGCCGCCTGACTTCTTCAGTGCCCTGGTGTGTGACATGCTGCGCTTCTATGCAGAGCAGGGTGATGTGCAGATGGCCGTGTCCGTGCTCATCGTGCTGGGCGAACGAGTGCGCAAGGACATCGACGAGCAGACCCAGGTGGGTGAGTGGGTGTGGGGAAGGCGTCCCTGCCACCCCAGGGCCACTGGCCTGCTCACCTCCGGCCTCCTTTCCTCCCGCCGCCCCAGGAGCACTGGTACACGTCCTACATCGACCTGCTGCAGCGCTTCTGCCTCTGGAACGTGTCCAACCAGGTGGTGAAGCTCAGCACCAGCCGCGCCATCAGCTGCCTCAACCAGGCGTCCACCACCCTGCACGTCAACTGCAGCCACTGCAAGCGGCCCATGAGCAGCCGCGGCTGGGTCTGTGACCGCTGCCACCGCTGCGCCAGCATGTGCGCCGTGTGCCACCACGTGGTGAAGGGGCTGTTCGTGTGGTGCCAGGGCTGCAGTCACGGCGGCCACCTGCAGCACATCATGAAGTGGCTGGAGGGCAGCTCGCACTGCCCCGCGGGCTGTGGCCACCTGTGCGAGTACTCCTGACCGCCGCGGGCGGGAGGCGCTGGGCATGGAGACCAAATAAAGGAAGCAGGAGCCGCAGTGTGAGGCCGCCCGTCACCCGCGCTTGCGCTCGCGCCgccagctccatgctgggcggcTCTTCTGGGTGGGCGGCGGCGTCGCCATGGGAACCCGCGGCGGCCGCTCCGCCTTCTTCCGCGGCCCTAGCACCGCCTTCCGGGGCGGGTCCGGCGCTGTTGCCACGACGACGGAGCTCCCGGCAGGCTTCGCGGCGGCGGGCTCATGGCGCCGGGGGCGCGGCCACTGCTGCTGCTGGCCGTCTGGACGCTGGCGGCGCCGGTGCTGCGCGGCGCCGGGGACACGGGCGACGGAGGGTGGTGAGCGGCGCGGGCGAGCGGCCGGGACTCGCGGGCGGGCGACCGGGGCGGGGGACGGCGGGGCACTGACGGCCGTGCCCGCAGGCAGAGGCGCGGGCCCGGGGCGCCGGCCGCCGTGGCGGAGGAGGAGCGCTGCGCCGTGGAGCGCCGGGCGGACCTCAGCTACGCCGAGTTCGTGCAGCAGTACGTGCAGCCCCCACACCCGCCTCCCGCCCCGatccccgcgcccctcccccgaGCCGGTGCGACCCGCTGCGGTCCCGCCCCTCCAGGTACGCATTCTCCAGGCCCGTCATCCTGCAGGGGCTCACGGACAACTCGGTGAGTGCAGCGCCCCGCCCGGCCTCTCCACCCGCGCCGACCCGCCCTTGagtcttctccccaccccctcagcgCTTCCGGGCCCTGTGCTCCCGAGAACGGCTGCTGGCCTCGTTCGGGGACAGCGTGGTCCGGCTGAGCACCGCCAATACCTACTCCTACCGGAAAGGTGAGCTGCCGCACGCCGCCGCTCCGCCTGCTTGCCGGCACTTGCAGGCGGCCTCGGCCAGTCCTGACCAGGCCCTTTCCTACAGTGGACCTGCCCTTCCAGGACTACGTGGAGCATCTACTGCACCCCCAGGACCCTAGCTCCCTGGGCAACGGTGAGTCACACCTGGTTGGCCGTGGGCTGGGATGGGGGCATGTGAACAAGTACAGGTGTCGAGACCTGGGCGCCTCCTGTGTTCTGTGTTGGCAGACACCTTGTACTTCTTCGGGGACAACGATTTCAGCGAATGGGCCTCACTCTTCCAGCACTACTCCCCACCTCCGTTTAGTCTGCTAGGTACCACTGCTGCCTACAGCTTTGGAATCGCAGGTGGGTACCCTGCACGTGGCATGCCAGAGGAAGGGGACACACAAGGTGGGGTTGCATCAGCAAGTGCTCCTAACTGACCCCACAGGAGCTGGTTCTGGGGTACCCTTCCACTGGCACGGGCCCGGGTTCTCAGAGGTGATCTACGGCCGCAAGGTCAGCACGGGCCAGGGCTGAGGCTTGGGGCTTACTGCCTGCCAACACGGAGTGACGGGCTGCTCTCACCCTCAGCGCTGGTTCCTGTATCCCCCTGAGAAGACACCTGAGTTCCACCCCAACAAAACCACACTGGCCTGGCTTCAGGACGTGTACCCAACCCTGGCACCATCTGAGAGGCCCCTGGAGTGCACCGTCCAGGCTGGTGAGGTCAGTAGGTGGCAGGAAGGGGTCAGGCTGGATCACACCCCACCAGCTAATCCTTATGCCCCACCCTCCACCAGGTGCTGTATTTCCCTGACCGGTGGTGGCATGCTACACTCAACCTGGACGCCAGTGTTTTTATCTCTACTTTCTTCGGCTAGGTAGAGTGGGCGGCTGGTGAGCCCAGCACACACCAGCACACAGCCCTATAGTGCTCACAGGTTTTATTACAGGACAGTGGTGGCAGCAGCCCACCCTCACCTGCTGTTTCTGGCCCagaagggggtggaggtggggctcaTGGTCCAGCAGCAGAACTGATGAGGGTGGGATAGGGGACACCAGGGCAGGGATCTAGGGACACAAACTATGTACAGCGACTGGGAGCTACTGCCCCAAGGCCCACCTGGGCCAGGGTACTAGGCAAGGCAGGAGCTCTGGCACTCGCCTGGCCTCAGTAGTCCTCCACCCAGCCATTCTCGGAGATGAATGCATCAATGACCTCTTTCATGGCCAGGTTGGGGATGAGCTGTTCCTGGGTCAGGGGGCTCCGGGTGACAGGGTCAAAGTGGCCCACACGCTGCAGTGTGCAGTGACAGCAGGTCAGAAAGTGCTCAGTGGTTACGGGCCCTGCTCCCCACTCTTGTTGGCCCTCACCTGCAGGTGTTCCTCAATGTCCTTGCGGTCGTAGGTGATGCCGCTGGGCGTGATGCACGGCTCCCGCATAAGCTCAAAGCTGATCTTGCCACACAGGTAATCTGGGATGTCTCGCTTCTGTGGCACATGGAGTCAGGTCAGGCACCAGGATGGGGACCCGGCTCCAATTCCTGCTACCCAGAGGACAGACAGCTTACCTTTCTCTTCTCATCCACCTGGGAGAAAAGCTCATCCATGTCTGCTAAATACTTGTCCTGCGGAGAACCAAGCAGCTACGCGTGGGCCAgatgccccttccccctcccccgggcACCCTCCCGTCACAGGCACGCAAACATGCACACATCCACACGTGGGCTGGGGCACCCTCACGTGCTTGGCCTCGATGCAGGCCTGCTGGGCCCGGACGTGGCCATCATCTTCATCACCCTCGTGGTTCCGCTGGCATTCTTCTAGCTCCCTGGGGGTCGACCAGGAGCTAGTCAGGAATGGGTCTGGCCAGAAGAGGTCACACTCCACCCCAACCTCAGGCTTGTTCAGGTCTCTCTTCCCTCCAACTGCTCGCCAGTGCTGGccttcaataaatacttgtgttCTTGACTCAGTTAACCCCAGAGTGTTGccttgggggtgggtggggcccTGGAGCCTGCCGCTACCACAGCCCACCTCTCCCGCTACCACAGCCCACCTCTCCCGCTCAGCCACAATAAGCCGAGTGAGGTAGGAGTGCAGCTCATTCTCCTGGTGGATGCGCCGCTCCTCGATGCTGTTCCAACGCTTCTTCTTGGCGATGCGCAGAGCACTAGGGATGTCATCCCCGAAGTTGAGCCGCTGCTCCTTGGCCAGGTTGTAGGCTGGGGGAACAGGGGCTTCAGGTCACCTTCTAGCCAGTCCATCCACCTGGTCCCAGGCGCCCCCGCTTCCCCTGACAACCTGTAGGCCCACCTCGCTGCAGGTTGGCGATGGCCTCATCATAGCTCTCCATCTCTAGCTGGCACTGCCCCAGGAAAAAGTGTGCCTTCACAGACTGCCCGTCCAGTTCCAGAGCCCGCCGGCAGTCAGCCAGGGCCTGCTCATGCTGCTGCATCTTCAGATAGCACAACGCCCGGTTGGTGTAGTACACGGCCACCAGAGGATTCCGGGTCTGGGGACCAAGGCCAGGCCAGCCAGCATGAGGGAAAGAGCTCCGTGCGCCCTGTCCTAGGCCCTGTCCCGGTCTGGGAGCCCGTGGCTAGAATCCAGGCGCTAGAAATTTCTCAGCTTGGAAGCCCCTGCTCAGCGAGGGCTGTAGAGTGAACTCCCGGTCCTGAGGCCTGCGCGAGCCCACCCCCTCGGGGCTCCCAGGAGGTTTTGTAAAGGTGAGGTTCCCGGACCTGCGGAGAGCCCCAGCTTCGGGCCTGGGCTTCTGAAGGGACAGGGACCCTGGTCCCGGCTTGGGGCCTCGAGCACCCCTCAAGTTCCCACCCGCCCCTCCAGCAACCAGCACTGGCTCGAGAACCGCGCGGCCTTGGCTCGACCGGAACATGATCAGCACCGAATTCTCGGGGCCCAAACGCCCCCGCGGGCGAACCAAGACCGCCCCGAGGGTccggcgggagcggcggggcAGGGGCTCCGGGGAGGACGCGGGGCCGCGAGCCGGGCCCCGCCCACTCCCCCGCCCGGAcgccggccccctcccccggcgcGGGCGCACTCACGATGGCGCGGCCGTAGCAGGCCGCCGCCTCCGGGTACTTGCGGCCCACGAAGAGCCGGTTGCCCTGCTCCTTGAGCTCCTGCGCGCTCGGGCTCTTTTCGGGGCTTCCGCCGCCGGCGCCCAGCCGCGCGCcgccctccttctcctccttgccCTTCATAGCGCCGCGCGGCACAGCCCGGGCTTCGCTCCCAGGCTCCGCGTCTGGCCCGCCCTGCGCCCGCAGCCCGAGCCCGCAGCCCGAGCCCGCGATCCGCTCGGGCCCGGTCCAGCAATCCGCCACCGGAACTTCcggccgcgcggggcggggccagcggcACGGGCGGGGCCGCGCCTGCGTCCGACGGGCCGCGTAGGCGAGGGGGGCGGGACCGACTGGGCGCATGCGCTCGAGGGAACGCGACCCGCGACGTCGGAAGTCCGGGACAGCGCCaagcgcggccccgccccgccgaggccccgccccgccgaggccccgccccgccgaggccccgccccgccgaggccccgccccgccgaggccccgccccgccgaggccccgccccgccgaggccccgccccgcgcagaCGTAGCGGCCGCCGGCTGGCTGCGCGGCCGTGGGGCCTCGAGGGCCGTGGGGCCTCGAGGGCCGCGGGGCTGCGGTCCTGGCGCCGCATGGGGAGGTGCCGCGGTCGCCAGGGACGGCTGGAAGCTCTGAAGCGGTGGCAGGACGGCCGAACCCGCTGCCCGAGGCTCCGTCGCCGCCCTCCCCCAGGGGGTTCCCCGCGGCCACCGGGGGTGGAGCGGAGGAGCACGTGGCCGCCGGCGTGgaagcggggggcggggcctccggggcggggctccgggtgAGGTTCCTCCCCACACCTCGCCCAGCCCACCTCGGCCTGGCCGGTGAGTGTCGTCGCTTGCGGGGGGGCCCGTGGCTGTGACCCCGGGGGTGCGCGGGAGCCGCCTGCCCAGACGCTGGCGAGGCTCGAGCCCTGGCTGCAGGAGCTCCGAGGCCgccgcgcgcccgccgcccgcggccctggggaggcggggtgCATACAGGCCGGCTGCCCGAGCGTGGCATGGCCTGagcccgggccccccgcccccctctgcccccgcccgGGCGGGACCTCAGGCCCGGGACCCCTCCCCGCGTGGCGACAGCGCTGCTGCCGCGTGCGACCCGCCCCAGCCTGGCCACCCGCGAGGGCACCGCGCCGGCCCAGAAGCGCAGAGAAGCCAGGCTGGCTGAACCCGGCTGGGCCCAGGCCACAGGGGTCTCGGAGGGCTGGCGGCCGGCTGGGCTGCAGTCTCCGCTGCCTGTGAGGACCCCAGCTCCTCGCACACCCGCCATATGCGCACGCCTGGTTTGGGTGCAGGGAGCACCGGGAGAGCTCAGGCCACCGTGCGAGGGCTGGGCGGGCCCCTGGGGCCAGCCCCCAGAGCCCACTGCAGCCACCTTCTgctgtgtaaaatatttattcattctccaAAAAGGCTCAGACCGCAAGTCGTGGGGGAGAGGCCGGGTCAGGGTCTCCTCTAGGGCCACGCTTGGGGACCTCCACTGCCTGGCCAGGCAGTTCTATGTCTCCAGGCCTGGGAGGGGGTGGCCAGGGCTGATGTAAGGCTTGGCCTGGACTCAGTAGGCTGCGAGGGCCACCTGCCCCCACGGAGGAGAAGCAGTCTCAAGGTGTACATTCACAGAGAGCAGACGTGCAGGCTCGTCTGGCGGCCAGCCCACACACACCAGTGCCCTGACTTGGTGGGGCCCTGGGGAGCCCATCAGGGTGGTGGAGGGATGTGGGCGCCTAGCAGATCATAGGCGAAGACGTTCCAGAAGATGGCAAAGAGCAGGAAGGTGCCATAGGCGAGCAGCACCACCCACCAGCCACACTGGTCCCGCAGGCGTTCCTCATAGCTGCGCAGGATTGTCAGGCCCATGCTGACTCCTACCACTGCACCTGCCAGGTGTGCCATGAAGCTGGGCTGGGGGCCGGAGGCAGGCAGTGGCGGGGAAAAACGGAGCCACACGGCCCGGCCCACTTCGGAACTCACTGCAGAGAAAGGTGGCAGGTAGGCAGGTGGGAGGCACCCTGGCCTGAGGCTgagcccccctcccagccccctgacCCCCTACTTACTGCACACCAAGGCCAGCACCATCCTCAGCAGCTTGTAGGGACACCTCATCCCAGCCCAGTTCTGATGGGGCGTGAGACACAGGCTGTGAGGCAGGCCTTGTGgtcccctccccacacccaccccacagTCTGCCCTATTACCATGACGACGTTGGCCAGGTGTGCGGAGCACAGGGCGTAGACCCCACCAGAGCCCCCCACCACAGGGGCCCGCATGTCGGTAATGGAGACAGTCAGGGAGCCTGTGTGAGCAAAGGGAGAGTGGTGAGCGGGAGGCTCGCTGGTGTGGTGGCCGGGGGGCGTGTGCCTGCCTCACCTGCCAGCACCCCAGCCAGGTAGAGCAGGCTGATGCGGAGCAGGCCGTGCACCATCTCCAGGGGCACCCCGATCATCAGCTGCAGGAGCGCGTTGAAGCCCAGCTGCTCCAGGCTGGCCATGTGGGTGTAAACAGATGTGAGGTCGGTGGTGGCGGGCCACCAGCCCTACCTGACGGGGACACCGGAGGTGGGCCCCCACTCACCCAACGTGCATGAACATGTAGGTGAGGAAGCGCCAGGCTCGAGCACGGTGGCCGGGGTGGTACACCAGGGGGCTCTTCATGTACTCGGGGTGGTAGGTCTGCAGCACCCACTTGTTGAGACGAGCCCCATAGCACAGGAACACGATGATCTGGGGGAGAGGGGCGTTAGGGCTGGGCCAGGCCGGGTGGGGGGCGGCTCCGGGTTGGTGGGCGGGTAGGCACACCTGGGCAAGGGTGACTGAGGCCATGAACACGGGGGGCGGGCAGCTGCGGTGCCGGTAGAAGTACCAGTGGCGGTCCACCTCTCGGGGCAGGATCTCGTAGGCAACATAGCGCACGAACCGCTTGTAGACACCCAGGCCTGGCTCGTCCAGCAGCCCGGCTCGGGGCAGCGCCCTCTGTCCGTTGGCGATGGCCCGCTTAAAGCTGCTCGAGCGTTTACTGCTGATCTGGGGGGGCGCTAAGCATGGGCCACCGTGCTCCCTGCGCCCCCAGCCACCCTGCCCCcttggccccccccccccctcctggtGGAGGCTGAGTCCCTGCCCCCGCCCACACCCCTCCCAGGTGGGAAGGGCAGGCGTGGGGACTGCCTGCCCACCCACTCGGCCGGGCCCCTACCCTGCCGTCCACCCACTGTGGCACTGACCAGGTCCACAAGCTCCTGGTAGCAGACCTGGCCCCGCTCGTTGCTCTGGGCCAAGGCCACCAGCATGTCCAGCTTGGCCGGGTCCAGGGGCAGCTCATGGCTGTGCACCAGGCCGGTGAAGGTGTCCGCACCGATGAAACCTGTGTGCTCAGGGTCCAGCTGCTGGGGTCGGGGGGGGGCCATTGGCCAAGGCTTGAGGTGGGGTGGCCTCGGGGCCGGGCCAGCGGAGGGACGGGCTCCCAGCTCCCGCGGCCAGGCCTCCGTACCCGCGGGTCCTGGGCTCCCGCTCCACCGCTCCTCggcctccccacctccttcccgCCCTGCGCATC from Vulpes vulpes isolate BD-2025 chromosome 3, VulVul3, whole genome shotgun sequence encodes:
- the RHBDL1 gene encoding rhomboid-related protein 1 isoform X1, yielding MDRSSLLQLIQEQQLDPEHTGFIGADTFTGLVHSHELPLDPAKLDMLVALAQSNERGQVCYQELVDLISSKRSSSFKRAIANGQRALPRAGLLDEPGLGVYKRFVRYVAYEILPREVDRHWYFYRHRSCPPPVFMASVTLAQIIVFLCYGARLNKWVLQTYHPEYMKSPLVYHPGHRARAWRFLTYMFMHVGLEQLGFNALLQLMIGVPLEMVHGLLRISLLYLAGVLAGSLTVSITDMRAPVVGGSGGVYALCSAHLANVVMNWAGMRCPYKLLRMVLALVCMSSEVGRAVWLRFSPPLPASGPQPSFMAHLAGAVVGVSMGLTILRSYEERLRDQCGWWVVLLAYGTFLLFAIFWNVFAYDLLGAHIPPPP
- the RHBDL1 gene encoding rhomboid-related protein 1 isoform X2, which codes for MDRSSLLQLIQEQLDPEHTGFIGADTFTGLVHSHELPLDPAKLDMLVALAQSNERGQVCYQELVDLISSKRSSSFKRAIANGQRALPRAGLLDEPGLGVYKRFVRYVAYEILPREVDRHWYFYRHRSCPPPVFMASVTLAQIIVFLCYGARLNKWVLQTYHPEYMKSPLVYHPGHRARAWRFLTYMFMHVGLEQLGFNALLQLMIGVPLEMVHGLLRISLLYLAGVLAGSLTVSITDMRAPVVGGSGGVYALCSAHLANVVMNWAGMRCPYKLLRMVLALVCMSSEVGRAVWLRFSPPLPASGPQPSFMAHLAGAVVGVSMGLTILRSYEERLRDQCGWWVVLLAYGTFLLFAIFWNVFAYDLLGAHIPPPP